DNA from Planctomycetota bacterium:
GGGCGGGGGCTCGATGGTGAACGCGTCCGAGTTCGCCAGGCTGCTGGTCAGTTCGACGCGCTTCTGGTCGAGTTCGGTCAGGCACTTCTTGAGCGCGTCGCCGGTGGGGGGCTTGCCGTGCCAGCCGTTGCCCTGCAGGCTGGCGGCTCCCCAGCCCTTGATGGTCCGCGCGATGATCGCCAGGGGCTTCCCGCTCTTGGTCCCGGCGATGAACTGGTCGAACGCGCCTTTGATCTGCGCGGGCGCGTGCCCGTCGATCACCTTGACCTCGAACCCCGTCGCCTCGAGCTTGGCGCTCAGCACCTCGGGCGACTGCTGCGCGCTCACGCGGTCGGCCTGCCCGTACTCGTTGCAGTTGAAGATCGGCAGGACGTTCTTGAGCTTGCGGTCGATGATGAAGTCCAGCGCCTCGGCCACCTGCCCCTCGCGCGCCTCGCCGTCGCCGATGATGCAGTAGATCCGCCGGTCCAGGTTGTCCAGGCGGGCGGCCTCGGCCAGCCCGGCCGCCACCGACAGGCCCTGCCCCAGGCTGCCCGTGGCGGCGTCAAAGAAGGGGAAGCCCTCCATCGGGTTCGGATGGCCCTCGAGCTCGCTCGACGCCGCCCGCAGATTCCGCAGGTCCTCGGTCGTCAGGCGCCGACGGTTCGCGCCGTCGCGCCCGATCATCACGCCCAGCTTCGCGGCGGCGGCGTAGACCGCGGGCACCGCGTGCCCCTCGCTCAGCACCAGCCGATCGGACGTCGGGTAATCGGGGTAGTCCGGGCTCCATCGCATGGTGCTGAACATCAGCACGGTGACCAGGTGCCCGATGCTCATGGCGCTGGTCGGGTGCCCGCTTCCCGCGGCGGCGCACATCTCCAGCGACATGCGGTCGATCTCGATGGTCTGGGCATGAACGGCGGCTTCAAAGGACATGTCCACCACCTTTTCTCACGGGGCGCTCGCCCCGGCGCGTGCACGATCCACGCCGCGACGCCCACGCGCCACGGCCGCCCGGCGCGCCGGCCGCGCGCTTCGGGATAGGGAGTATCCGCCCCTCATCGCCCCGGGGCAACCGGCGCGCCCGCCGATTTGTGCAAAGCAGGTGCCACGATTCGACAGGGCTCGCACCCCCTGCCGACAGCCCCTGCGCATCGCGCACCGCTATCTATCTGGTACACTTGCCGCGCCCCCCGCGCCCGATGGATCGGGGACGCTCGCCGGCTGAGAGACGGAGTTCGATCCATGCGAGTCATCTGCGATCGAGCGGCATTGTTGGAAGGGATCAACCTGGTCTCGGGCGCGGTCGCCGCTCGCACGCCCCGCCCCCAGCTCCAGTGCGTGCGCATCCAGGCGATCAAGGCCGGCGGATCGAACGAACTCGTGCTCTCGGCCACCGATGCCGAGGTGGCGCTGCGCCTGTCGATCTCGAAGGTGGACGTGCAGACCCCCGGCGAGACGCTGATCCCCGCCGACAAGATCCGCCAGATCGTCTCCGCCGAAGAAAACGAGCCGACGCTCACGCTCGAGACCGAGGGCGAGACCCTGCACATCCGCGGGAAGGACGCGCACTTCAAGGTCTTCGGCTACCCGGCAACGGACTTCCCGCCGATCCCCGAGTTCGCGAGCGTCGTCGCGGGCGGGACGGGCACGCCCCCGGCCAAGGCCGTGCTCAGCCACCCCGCCGGCTCGCTCGCCGAACTCGTGGCGCGCACGCTGTTCGCGACGGCCCGGGAAACGTCCCGGTACGCGATCAACGGGGTGCTCTTCAAGCGCGACGGCAAGCGCCTGGAACTGGTCGCGACCGACGGCCGCCGCCTGGCGCTCGCCCGGGCCGCCCTCTCGGGCACCGAGAAGGACGCCAAGCCCGTGCAGTGCATCGTGCCGAGCAAGGCGCTGGGCATGCTGCAGAAGCTCATCCACGACCACGACGAGCCGGTGCAGATCGCGATCACCGATACGCAGATCCTGTTCAGCTTCGGCACCGCCGCCAGCCCCGGTCGGGCCGTGCTCACCAGCACGCTCACCGAGGGCAACTTCCCGCCCTACGAGGACGTCATCCCCAAGGACCAGGACAAGAAGGTCACCTTCGACCGCGACGTGGTGACCTCCGCCGTCAAGCGAGCGGCCCTCCTCACAAACGAAGAGTCCCGCGGCGTGCGCCTGGCCTTCAAGGGCAAGAGCAAGCAACTGGACCTCACGAGCCGCGCACCCGAGATGGGCGAGGCCAATGTCAAGGTCGACCTCGCCGGCTACGACGGCGACGACATCGAGATCGGGTTCAACCCGACGTTCCTCGTCGACGCCCTGAAGGTGCTCACCGACCCGCAGGTGATCATGGAACTCAAGGCCCCGAACAAGCCGGGGCTGATCAAGAGCGGCGCCGACTTCATGTACGTCGTGATGCCCGTGAACCTGCAGTAGTCGCGGATGATGCCCCGGCGACGCCCTTTCCCGGTGTGTTGATATGTTGCGCACAACGCCCCTAAGCAGTTTGCGGGGGCGGCGTTAGTCCGTCCCGACGTTCGCCGCGCGTCGGGCCAGCTTGACAGCATCCGCCGTTGTGGATTCTACTGCTCGATGTAATACAACGGGGGTGCGAAGCATGCGAAAGCTGTTGTGGATGATCGTCTTCGCCGGAGCGGCCGCCGCCGGTTGCAAGTCGTCGCCGGCGCCGCGGGGCCCGGCGGCCGAGGCGGGAACCGTCGGATTGGTGATCACCGAGAGAGGGAAGTCGGGCGAAGCGCACACGCCGCAGTCCGCCTCGGGCGAAGTGCTGCGCGCGCAGTACACGGGCAAGCATCGCAAGGGGCCCAAGACGTCGATTGTCGCCGACGCGCCGGTCGAGGACGAGTACGGGTCGATCGAGGACCTCTTCGCGACGCTGCCGTCCGATCAGGACATGATGGAGGCGTTCGCCGAGTTGGTCGAGGAGACGGGCGAGGCGAGCGCGAAGTACGCCGAGTTCCGCCTACCCGACGAGCAGCGCAACGTCCGCGTGCGGGCGTGGCTGTACGCGGTGAAGTTTGAGAGCGACAAGGACTTTCATGTCATCATCGGATCGACCCGTTCGAAGTCGACGGCAGAGTTCATGAACGTGGAGGTCACAGGGCTACCCAGGCCGCCGACCAGCGACACCGACCGGCTCGCGGAGGTGCGAGTGCAACTGCGTGACATCCTGGGGCGGCTTCCCTCGGGCTCGCGGTATCACAAGCTTGCGACGCCGATCAAGGTGGAGGTCGAAGGCTCGCTGTTCTACGACATCGATCACCCGCCGGGAGTTGTGGGGCCGATGGATATGCGTCCGCGGACGGCGTGGGAAATCCACCCGATCTCGGATATTCACCAGGGATGGGATTGAGTCGCCATGGCCAGACGCGCACCCGCGAATCGCCGACGACCGATGCACGACGCGCGTCTAGTCCCCCCGTCGTTCGATGCCGGGAAGCGGCTCATCCGCTACCACGCCATGCGCTGGCTGACGATGCCGGGGATGACATCGGTCGGCGTCGGGCGCTGTGAGGTTGATCGCACACCGACGGACGAGATCGGCGTGCAGTTCACGGTGCGGCGCAAACTATCGTCCCGCGAGCTCAAGGCCGCCGGCGCACTCCCGGTGCCCAAGGCGTTCCGCTTGGACGACGGACGCATGCTGCGGACGGACGTCGCCGAGCGGGCGTACCGGCGGACGCACTTTGACCCGCTCACTCCCGCCGCGGCCCCAGCCTCGCCGCCCGATCCGCGGCGTGCACGCCTCGACCCGGTGCGCCCGGGGGGCAGCATCGGGCACTTCGCGTCCGAGGCCGGGACCATCGCCGCTGTTGTGTGGGACGCGGGCGGCGTGCCGCACCTGCTCAGCAACTGGCACGTGCTCGCCGGGCCGGGCATCTCGCCGGGGCAGGACATCTGCCAGCCGGGCGTGCTCGACAGCGCGGACGAACATGGCAACCGGGTCGGTTCGCTGGTGCGCCGGCATCTGTCGCTCGCTGGTGACGGGGCCATTTGCTCCATCGAAGGGCGGACGTTTGATGATCGCATCCTCGAGCTCGACGTCGTGCCGCGTCGCCTGCACGTGCCCGAGATCGGCGACCCGGTCGTGAAGTGCGGCCGCACCACCGGCGTCACGCGCGCGCTGGTGTCGCGTGTGAACGTCGTGGCGGTCGTGTCCTATCCGCAGGGCGACCGAAACATCAGCGGGTTTGAGGTGGTCTCAAACCCGGCGCATCCGCCGGGCGTGCAGGGCATCGCCGAGGGCGGCGACTCGGGCAGCATGTGGATGATCGACGCGATCGCGCCGGACGACGACATCGCCGTCGGTCTCCAGGTCTGTGGGCGCGACGGGCCGCTGGAGAGCGGCGATTCCGCCATCGCGTGCTATCTGGGCCCGCTGCTGGATCGCCTCGGCGTGACGCTCAGGCCGGGTCCGTGATCACACGCGGGCGGGCGCTCCCGCCTGCTACACCCCGTACATGAACTCTTCGCGGGCGATCTTCCCGTCGCGCACGGTGTACACGCCGATCTCGTCCATGACGATGCGCTGGCCCGTAGAGATCGTCTCGACGTCCATCTTGAACTTGATCGCGAACCCGCTGGACCCCACGTATGGGCCCTCGGCGCTCGCGCCGTGGATGCGGTGGTCCTTCATCCAGTCGGCGTTCTTGGCCTCGACGGCCTGTCGCCCGCGCCACTCGAGCCCCACGCCCATCCCCTCGCACGAGACGATGTCCGGCGCCCAATAGAGATCCTCGATCTCCTTCATCTTGCCCTCGTTGAACATCGCGACGATCGTCTTGCCGATCTGCACGGGCGTCGCGCCGCTCCCGGTGTTCACCGGGAACATGCCGCCCTTGCCCGATGCCTTGGACGCGCCGGGTTTCTTCGCCGGCGCCGGCTTCGGGGCGGCCTTCTTCGGAGCCGGCTTCGCCGCGGGCTTCTTCGCTGACTTCGCCGCCGCCTTCTTCGCCTTCTTCTTCGCCATGTCGTGCACTCCGGGTGAATCGATCCTGCGCAGTTTACCTGCGCGCACCGCGTCCGTGGCAAGCGGGGCGGGCGGAGAACCGAGTTGTGGAGAAGCCGATGGAATGCGGCGGCGGGCGTCAGGCCGTCCGCACGCGCTCGGCAACGATGTACACCGCCGAGGGGCTGATCTTCTTGAGCGCGCTCTCGGTGTGGTACGCGACGTTCCAGGCCGTGAGGGCGGACAACATGGCGTCGACACGGGTCGACCAGGTCCGCTCGTAGACGGGGACCTTGAGCATCTGGCACGCGCGCAGCCACGGGCGGAAGGCGATGTGCGACGCGGACCGGACGACAAACCCGTTCTTTTCAAGGGCTTGCGTAAACGGCCGCAGGGGCAGGCCTCGCTCGCGCTTCGTGAGGGCTGGGCGCACGCGTCGCCAGTCGCCCATGGACGTGATGGGCTCGCGGACCAGGAAGAAGCCGCCCGTGGCGGTCGCACGGGCGATCTCGGCGATGACGCTCGAGACGTTGGGGATGTGGTGCAGCACGCCGAAGCAGGTGACCAGGTCGAAGGTGCCGTCGGGGAAGGGGAGTCGCCCGGAGGGGTCGGGCTTGACCCAGCGGGCAGGCTTTCCGCCGATCTCGGTCTTCACGAACTTCTCGGAGGGCTCGACGATGGTGAGTTGGGCCGCCCGATCGACGATCGGCAGGAGCTCGAGCCCGTACGCCGCCCCGAAGCCCAGCGCGTGATTGAAGCGACGGTCCGAAGGCAGCCTCGAGAACCCGTGCACGCGGTTCATGGCGTGGTAGACGTAGGTGTACTCCTGCACGTCCTCGTAGAGAAGATTGGCATAGCCCTCGCGCTCGTCTTCGAACCAGGCGCCGATCTCTTCGGGCGAGAAGTCATCGCCGTAGATGGCCTCACCCCGCAGGGCCCGCGCCACCCGGGGGTCGGGAACGCGCGCGTCGGCGACGGGCGGCTGTGCGGGTGGGGCGGTCATGGCTGTCCTCCGGCGCCCCGGACACGGGCGGGCCAGACGGTACCAGCGTCCGGGCATCGAGGCTAGGTCCCTCGCACGGTTACGCCGGTTACGAGACCGTCAGCGTCGGGCGCGTCTGGCCCTGGCGGAGCGACGCGAGCGCGACCTGGCCTTCCAGGTTCCGCACGAGGCGCTCGAGGTCGGCGCGGAGGGCCGTGCCCGGCGTGTCGGCGCCGGTGAAGTTCGCCGTGGGGTTCCCCGCGTCGCTGTTCTGGCGCAGGGCCGTGGTGATTGGCACACCCCCCAGGTACGGGGTGTTGAGCCGCCGGGCCATGGCCTCGGCCCCGCCCCGCCCGAAGATGTCGTACTCCTTCCCGTCGTCGCCCACGAAGTAGCTCATGTTCTCGACGACGCCCAGCAGCGGGACGCCGAGCTGCTCGAACATCCGGGCGGCACGCACGGCGTCGTCCTGCGCCACCTTCTGCGGCGTGCACACGATGACCGCGCCCGTCAGTTTCAGCAACTGCGCCATCGTCAGCGAGACGTCGCCCGTGCCGGGGGGCAGGTCAATCACGAGATAGTCGAGTTCGCCCCAGCGGGTCTGCTCGAGCAACTGCTTGAACGCGCCGTGCGCCATCGGCCCACGCCAGATCAGGGGCTTGTCGGGCTGCACGAGGGCGCCCATCGTCATGCACCGCACGCCGTGCGACAGGAACGGCTCGAGCACGCCCTCGCGGACGATCGGCTCGAGCCCGCCCAGCCCGAGCATCGTCGGCATCGACGGGCCGTAGATGTCGGCGTCGAGCAGCCCGACGCGGTGGCGCGCCCGTGCGAGCCCGACAGCGAGGTTGAGAGCGATGGTGCTCTTGCCCACGCCGCCCTTGCCCGCGCCCACGGCGATGACGTGCGCCACGCCTTCGAGCCCCGAGACGCCCGGGTTGAGGCCCGGGATCGGCGTGTGCCCGGCGGCGGCCTGGCGCGACGGCGGCGGGGCTTGCTCGCGCGCGGAAACAGGCTCGCGCGGGGAGTTCGTCGCCGGGCCGGCGGCCGGGGGCGCGGGGCGCGCCGACCCGCCGAAGCGCTCGGTCTGCACCACGGTCCCCGCGTGATCCACGAACTCGACGACGAGCGCGTCCACCTGCTCGCCCGCGGCTCGGGCGGCCGCCACCAGCCCGTCGTACGCCGTCCGGGCCGCGGTCCGTCGTTGGTCGGGCGCATCGCCCGCGTGCTGGAGTTTCACCGACGCGTACCCGTCGCACGCGGCGACCCAGACGACGCGATCACCACCCAGCGCGGGCGACCCGTCGGGCCCGCGCAATCCACGCAATGCTTCAAGAACAAACGACTTGGTGAGCCCCATGGCCGATGGTAGGTTCTGGGACGCCCGGACTTGCGCGGCAATACGCGCGTGCCCCGGGCGTTGGACACAGTGCTCGGCCTACGCCGACGCAGGAGGGTTTCCCGTGATCAATCGCGCTTCGTGGATGGTGTCGGTGTGCGGCGTGGCGCTGCTCGCCGGTTCGGCCCTGGCTCAGCAGTCGTCCCCGCCCCCCGCCCCGCTCAAGGGGCCGGAAGTGAAGGACGGGGGCGTCCCGGGCGAGAATCGCAAGCTCTCCGGGGGCAACCCGGTCGGTCGCGAGCGGCGCGAGGCGCCCACGCCCCAGCGCGTGTTCATGCGGGCGTTCGACGTGCTGCGGGGAGAGAAGGCGCCGGCCGAGGTGCGCCTGACCGCCGACCAGCAGGAGTTGATCGAGTCGATCGACGCGGAGTTCCGCAAGGAGATGGACGAGTTCCGGGCCGCGAACGGCGCCGAAGTGCGAGGCCTGATGAAGGACCTGCCCGAGGGCGAGCGTCGCCGCGTGCTGGAGATGCTGGGGGCGCCGCGGCCGGAGGGCGGCGCGCCCGAGGGGCGTCGACCCGGCCAGCGCCGCCCGGGCGCGAAG
Protein-coding regions in this window:
- a CDS encoding class I SAM-dependent methyltransferase, which encodes MTAPPAQPPVADARVPDPRVARALRGEAIYGDDFSPEEIGAWFEDEREGYANLLYEDVQEYTYVYHAMNRVHGFSRLPSDRRFNHALGFGAAYGLELLPIVDRAAQLTIVEPSEKFVKTEIGGKPARWVKPDPSGRLPFPDGTFDLVTCFGVLHHIPNVSSVIAEIARATATGGFFLVREPITSMGDWRRVRPALTKRERGLPLRPFTQALEKNGFVVRSASHIAFRPWLRACQMLKVPVYERTWSTRVDAMLSALTAWNVAYHTESALKKISPSAVYIVAERVRTA
- a CDS encoding nuclear transport factor 2 family protein, yielding MAKKKAKKAAAKSAKKPAAKPAPKKAAPKPAPAKKPGASKASGKGGMFPVNTGSGATPVQIGKTIVAMFNEGKMKEIEDLYWAPDIVSCEGMGVGLEWRGRQAVEAKNADWMKDHRIHGASAEGPYVGSSGFAIKFKMDVETISTGQRIVMDEIGVYTVRDGKIAREEFMYGV
- the dnaN gene encoding DNA polymerase III subunit beta; the encoded protein is MRVICDRAALLEGINLVSGAVAARTPRPQLQCVRIQAIKAGGSNELVLSATDAEVALRLSISKVDVQTPGETLIPADKIRQIVSAEENEPTLTLETEGETLHIRGKDAHFKVFGYPATDFPPIPEFASVVAGGTGTPPAKAVLSHPAGSLAELVARTLFATARETSRYAINGVLFKRDGKRLELVATDGRRLALARAALSGTEKDAKPVQCIVPSKALGMLQKLIHDHDEPVQIAITDTQILFSFGTAASPGRAVLTSTLTEGNFPPYEDVIPKDQDKKVTFDRDVVTSAVKRAALLTNEESRGVRLAFKGKSKQLDLTSRAPEMGEANVKVDLAGYDGDDIEIGFNPTFLVDALKVLTDPQVIMELKAPNKPGLIKSGADFMYVVMPVNLQ
- a CDS encoding Mrp/NBP35 family ATP-binding protein, which codes for MGLTKSFVLEALRGLRGPDGSPALGGDRVVWVAACDGYASVKLQHAGDAPDQRRTAARTAYDGLVAAARAAGEQVDALVVEFVDHAGTVVQTERFGGSARPAPPAAGPATNSPREPVSAREQAPPPSRQAAAGHTPIPGLNPGVSGLEGVAHVIAVGAGKGGVGKSTIALNLAVGLARARHRVGLLDADIYGPSMPTMLGLGGLEPIVREGVLEPFLSHGVRCMTMGALVQPDKPLIWRGPMAHGAFKQLLEQTRWGELDYLVIDLPPGTGDVSLTMAQLLKLTGAVIVCTPQKVAQDDAVRAARMFEQLGVPLLGVVENMSYFVGDDGKEYDIFGRGGAEAMARRLNTPYLGGVPITTALRQNSDAGNPTANFTGADTPGTALRADLERLVRNLEGQVALASLRQGQTRPTLTVS